A stretch of DNA from Candidatus Gastranaerophilales bacterium:
AGAGTGTATAAGAAAAAAGGCAAAAATGTTCAGGACGCTCACGAAGCTGTCAGACCTTCCTATGTGGAAAGAACTCCGCAATCGCTTAAAGCGTATCTTACATCAGAACAATTTAAGCTGTATAAGCTTATTTGGGATAAATTTATGGCAAGCCAGATGGAAAGCGCAAGAGTTGAAAATAAAGCTGTAGAGATTGACGCGCTTGATTATACTTTCAGAATGAGTGCAAGCAAAATTTTATTTAACGGATTTTTGGCGGTATATGATGACAGAGAAGAAGACGAGCAGGATTCAAGCATCCCTGATTTAGAAAAAGACGATAAACTTGTACTTCGCAAGCTCAACCCTACGCAACATTTTACGCAACCTCCGCCGCGTTATTCGGAAGCCAGTCTTGTTAAAGTACTGGAAGAAAAAGGAATAGGACGACCAAGTACCTATGCGCCTATTATTTCTAAAATCCAGCAAAAAACATATATAGAAAAGATTGAAAAATCACTTCGTCCGACACTTCTGGGCAAAACTGTTAACACCCAGCTGATAAACCATTTCGGCAACATTGTTGACTACAATTTCACGGCTAATATGGAGCAAACTTTGGACGAGATTGCAGAGGATAAAGCGGAATGGAAAAAAGTAATTCATGATTTTTACACACCGTTTATTGAAATTGTTAATAAAGCCGATGAAAATATGGAAAAAGTAAAAATCGTATCAGATGTAAAATGCCCTAACTGCGGCAAAGATATGCTTGTCAAAACAAGCCGCTGGGGAACACAATTTTTAGGCTGCAGCGGATATCCGGAGTGCAAAACTATGCTGCCGATGACGGCTCAAAACGGGGAGGCAGCAGCAGAATCTGTACAAGAGCAGGTCAGCGAAGAAAAATGCGCTAAATGCGGCGGTGATATGGTTGTAAAGCACGGACCTTACGGACAGTATTTGCAATGCGTTGATGAAAATTGTAAAAACAGGCAAAAAATAGTTGTAAAAACAGGTGTAAAATGTCCCAAGGACGGTTGTAGCGGAGAAATTATACAGAAGAAATCACGCTACGGAAAAATATTCTATGCCTGCAATAAATACCCCGATTGCGATTTCGCATTATGGAATTTGCCTACCGGTGAAAAATGCCCGAAATGCGGCGCACTGTTGGTAAAAAAATTCCTAAAAAGCGGTGAAAAAATAGAATGTTCATCGAAAACATGTGATTATAAACAAACAGTATCGCGGGAAGAAAAATAAAGTTCCGGGTCTGTTTAATTATTTTGAAATTTGACCTAAGGGTTGATTAACCGATTTTAGTAAAGGTGTTATACAGATTGTTCAGTTCTTTAAAGTTATTCGCCTTCAAGCAGGTTGTTAAATATTGTGAGCTGTAAGCAGAGCATGCATCACCGTTAAAATCATATCTGCCCAAAGACAACAGCCCGTTTTTCGGCATTTTGGACGCAATCGTTTCTATCAGTGCAGAACGTTTTGCCTGAGGCAAATACGGTAAAAAATTCCTTGCCAGAACAATTGAAGGTATCGGATTATTCTGAGCTACCGCGAGCGCATCTGCCCGAGCAAATTGCACCGTATCTTTGACAACGTCGCGCAGTTCGAAATAACCGCTTTTACGGGATGCCTTGTTAACTTCAACAGATTTTTTAAAAAAATCACCCATCGTAAGATTTTTTAAATTTTTTAAACTTAAAATTATATCGATATAATCAATAAATAATATCCCTTTTTTGGCTTTTGCAATCATGTCATTATCAACGTCATTGGCCATTATAGGAAAATATTTTTTTGCCTGATTTAATCCTAATCTATCGATTAATATCATTGCAAGAGAATAAGGTTCAGAACCGTCTGAGCAGGCAAAGCTTCTTATTTTGGTGCCATCGGGAAATTTTTGTATTATATAGTCTGCTGCTTTGCTCCAATCCAAATCACATCTGAAAAAATTGCTGTTATTCCTATAAAGCATTTCTCCTGCAGGAGTTGTAACTATTCTGGTAATACTTCCAAAAGACGTATTATTCACGGCAGCTGTATTTTCCTGCTTTTTGGCAGACAATTGAGATACATTATAAGGTTTAAAAAAATTAACTTGCATAACTAACCTCAATCATATAAATCTCAAGATAAAAAAAATTTGTTATGCAATATGCTAAATTTGTGATTTTTCCAAGGCTTGATTAATATCTTCAATAATATCTTCTATATCCTCAATGCCAATACTTAACCTGATAAAATCTTCACTCAAGCCGGCAGCTTCCTGCTCTTGGGGGTTAAGCTGCTGATGGGTAGTGCTTGCGGGGTGAATGACCAAGGATTTGGCATCACCAATATTAGCTATGTGGGACAAGAGTTTTACGCTATCTATAAATTTTACTCCCGCTTCTTTGCCTCCTTTTATGCCAAAAGCCACTATTCCGCTTTGACCGCTGGGAAGGTATTTTTGAGCAAGGGTATAATTTTCGTCATCTTTTAGCCCGGGATAAATTACCCAGCCCACACCCGGATGTAATTTTAAAAACTCTGCAACTTTAAGGGCATTTTCGCTGTGTTTTTTCATACGCAGACTTAAAGTTTCTATTCCCTGTAATATTAAAAACGCGTTAAAAGGACTAAGCGCAGCTCCCGTATCACGAAGGATTTTAACCCTCATTTTGGCTATAAAGGCGCAGTTGCCAAAAGCTTCCGTATAGCTTAAGCCGTGGTAACTCGGGTCTTTGTCTGTAAGGGTAGAGAATTTGCCTGATTTTGTCCAATCAAACTTACCGCTGTCTACCACTATTCCGCACATACTGGTGCCATGCCCGCCTAAATATTTGGTAGCAGAGTGAATTACAATATCTGCACCAAAATCAACAGGTTTAAGCAAACTCGGGGTTGAAACCGTTGAATCAATGACAAGCGGAATATTATGTTTGTGTGCAATTTCGGCTAATCCTTCTATATCAGCAACGGTTAAACGGGGATTAGCGATGGTTTCCGCAAAAATAAGTTTTGTCTTGGGAGTAATTGCTTTTTCAAACTCCAATGGGTCTGCGCTTTTAACAAAGTGTGTTTTTATCCCTAAATTAGGCAGGGTATTTTGAAACAGCGTATGAGTTCCGCCGTAAATAGAGCTTGAAGAAACAATCTCATCGCCTTGCATAGCAATATTTAAAATTGTATAAAAAATCGCAGACATACCTGAAGATACCGCCAAAGCAGCTGCGCCATGTTCAAGCATTGCAAGGCGTTTTTCCAAAACATCGGTAGTAGGATTCATAAGCCTTGTATAAATATTACCCGCCTGAGTGAGATTAAACAGATTTTTCGCATGTTCGGAGCTGTCAAAAGCAAATGCCGTTGTTTGATAAATCGGTAACGCTCTTGAATTCGTAGCTTTATCA
This window harbors:
- the topA gene encoding type I DNA topoisomerase; protein product: MATKESKKTTKVKTTKEPAAPKDNYLVIVESPAKSKTINKMLGSNYKILASYGHIRDFPKKVLGVDVKNNFEPVFEVIPDKKKVVAELSKNAKKASKIYLAPDPDREGEAIAWHIAQVLDVDDSKILRIEFNEITQKAITEAVNHPRDIDMNRVKAQQTRQILDRVVGYKISPVLWKKLSNNRLSAGRVQSVALRLICEREEEIEAFVTQEYWKISADLSKVKSTAQFSAELVKFQGNKIEINNEEEAKKITDALEAKGVEFKVSKTTKKESQRNPQAPFITSTLQREASNRLGYGVAKTMQIAQKLYEGIELGAEGPVGLITYMRTDSTRISDDAQAAAKDFIESRYGKEYYPKTPRVYKKKGKNVQDAHEAVRPSYVERTPQSLKAYLTSEQFKLYKLIWDKFMASQMESARVENKAVEIDALDYTFRMSASKILFNGFLAVYDDREEDEQDSSIPDLEKDDKLVLRKLNPTQHFTQPPPRYSEASLVKVLEEKGIGRPSTYAPIISKIQQKTYIEKIEKSLRPTLLGKTVNTQLINHFGNIVDYNFTANMEQTLDEIAEDKAEWKKVIHDFYTPFIEIVNKADENMEKVKIVSDVKCPNCGKDMLVKTSRWGTQFLGCSGYPECKTMLPMTAQNGEAAAESVQEQVSEEKCAKCGGDMVVKHGPYGQYLQCVDENCKNRQKIVVKTGVKCPKDGCSGEIIQKKSRYGKIFYACNKYPDCDFALWNLPTGEKCPKCGALLVKKFLKSGEKIECSSKTCDYKQTVSREEK
- a CDS encoding O-acetylhomoserine aminocarboxypropyltransferase/cysteine synthase, which codes for MKDSTIEIHGAQEPDKATNSRALPIYQTTAFAFDSSEHAKNLFNLTQAGNIYTRLMNPTTDVLEKRLAMLEHGAAALAVSSGMSAIFYTILNIAMQGDEIVSSSSIYGGTHTLFQNTLPNLGIKTHFVKSADPLEFEKAITPKTKLIFAETIANPRLTVADIEGLAEIAHKHNIPLVIDSTVSTPSLLKPVDFGADIVIHSATKYLGGHGTSMCGIVVDSGKFDWTKSGKFSTLTDKDPSYHGLSYTEAFGNCAFIAKMRVKILRDTGAALSPFNAFLILQGIETLSLRMKKHSENALKVAEFLKLHPGVGWVIYPGLKDDENYTLAQKYLPSGQSGIVAFGIKGGKEAGVKFIDSVKLLSHIANIGDAKSLVIHPASTTHQQLNPQEQEAAGLSEDFIRLSIGIEDIEDIIEDINQALEKSQI